The Phacochoerus africanus isolate WHEZ1 chromosome X, ROS_Pafr_v1, whole genome shotgun sequence genome has a segment encoding these proteins:
- the MED12 gene encoding mediator of RNA polymerase II transcription subunit 12, producing the protein MAAFGILSYEHRPLKRPRLGPPDVYPQDPKQKEDELTALNVKQGFNNQPAVSGDEHGSAKNVNFNPAKISSNFSSIIAEKLRCNTLPDTGRRKPQVNQKDNFWLVTARSQSAINTWFTDLAGTKPLTQLAKKVPIFSKKEEVFGYLAKYTVPVMRAAWLIKMTCAYYAAISENKVKKRNVVDPFTEWTQIITKYLWEQLQKMAEYYRPGPAGSGGCGSTVGPLPHDVEVAIWQWDYNEKLAMFMFQDGMLDRHEFLTWVLECFEKIRPGEDELLKLLLPLLLRYSGEFVQSAYLSRRLAYFCTRRLALQLDGVSSHSSHVMSAQSTSTLPTTPAPQPPTSSTPSTPFSDLLMCPQHRPLVFGLSCILQTILLCCPSALVWHYSLTDSRIKTGSPLDHLPIAPSNLPMPEGNSAFTQQVRAKLREIEQQIKERGQAVEVRWSFDKCQEATAGFTIGRVLHTLEVLDSHSFERSDFSNSLDSLCNRIFGLGPSKDGHEISSDDDAVVSLLCEWAVSCKRSGRHRAMVVAKLLEKRQAEIEAERCGESEAADEKGSIASGSLSAPSAPIFQDVLLQFLDTQAPMLTDPRSESERVEFFNLVLLFCELIRHDVFSHNMYTCTLISRGDLAFGAPGPRPPSPFDDPADDPERKEAEGSSSSKLEDPGLSESMDIDHNSSVIFEDMEKPDFSLFSPTMPCEGKGSPSPEKPDVEKEVKPPPKEKLEGTLGVLYDQPRHVQYATHFPIPQEESCSHECNQRLVVLFGVGKQRDDARHAIKKITKDILKVLNRKGTAETDQLAPIVPLNPGDLTFLGGEDGQKRRRNRPEAFPTAEDIFAKFQHLSHYDQHQVTAQVSRNVLEQITSFALGMSYHLPLVQHVQFIFDLMEYSLSISGLIDFAIQLLNELSVVEAELLLKSSDLVGSYTTSLCLCIVAVLRHYHACLILNQDQMAQVFEGLCGVVKHGMNRSDGSSAERCILAYLYDLYTSCSHLKSKFGELFSDFCSKVKNTIYCNVEPSESNMRWAPEFMIDTLENPAAHTFTYTGLGKSLSENPANRYSFVCNALMHVCVGHHDPDRVNDIAILCAELTGYCKSLSAEWLGVLKALCCSSNNGTCGFNDLLCNVDVSDLSFHDSLATFVAILIARQCLLLEDLIRCAAIPSLLNAACSEQDSEPGARLTCRILLHLFKTPQLNPCQSDGNKPTVGIRSSCDRHLLAASQNRIVDGAVFAVLKAVFVLGDAELKGSGFTVTGGTEELPEEEGGGGSGGRRQGGRNISVETASLDVYAKYVLRSICQQEWVGERCLKSLCEDSNDLQDPVLSSAQAQRLMQLICYPHRLLDNEDGENPQRQRIKRILQNLDQWTMRQSSLELQLMIKQTPNNEMNSLLENIAKATIEVFQQSAETGSSSGNTASNMPSSSKTKPVLSSLERSGVWLVAPLIAKLPTSVQGHVLKAAGEELEKGQHLGSSSRKERDRQKQKSMSLLSQQPFLSLVLTCLKGQDEQREGLLTSLYSQVRQIVNNWRDDQYLDDCKPKQLMHEALKLRLNLVGGMFDTVQRSTQQTTEWAVLLLEIIISGTVDMQSNNELFTTVLDMLSVLINGTLAADMSSISQGSMEENKRAYMNLVKKLQKELGERQSDSLEKVRQLLPLPKQTRDVITCEPQGSLIDTKGNKIAGFDSIFKKEGLQVSTKQKISPWDLFEGLKPSAPLSWGWFGTVRVDRRVARGEEQQRLLLYHTHLRPRPRAYYLEPLPLPPEDEEPPAPTLLEPEKKAPEPPKTDKPGAAPPSTEERKKKSTKGKKRSQPATKTEDYGMGSGRSGPYGVTVPPDLLHHPNPGSISHLSYRQGSIGLYTQNQPLPAGGPRVDPYRPVRLPMQKLPTRPPYPGVLPTTMTGVMGLEPSYKTSVYRQQQPAVPQGQRLRQQLQQSQGMLGQSSVHQMTPSSSYGLQTSQGYTPYVSHVGLQQHTGPAGTMVPPSYSSQPYQSTHPSTNPTLVDPTRHLQQRPSGYVHQQAPTYGHGLTSTQRFSHQTLQQTSMIGTMTPLGAQSVQAGVRSASILPEQQQQQQQQQQQQQQQQQQQQQQQQQQQQQQYHIRQQQQQQILRQQQQQQQQQQQQQQQQQQQQQQQQQQAHQQQQQQAAPPQPQPQSQPQFQRQGLQQTQQQQQTAALVRQLQQQLSNTQPQPSTNIFGRY; encoded by the exons ATGGCGGCCTTCGGGATCTTGAGCTACGAACACCGGCCCCTGAAGCGGCCGCGGCTGGGGCCTCCGGATGTGTACCCTCAAGATCCCAAACAGAAGGAG GATGAACTGACAGCCTTGAATGTAAAACAAGGTTTCAATAACCAGCCCGCTGTCTCTGGGGATGAACATGGCAGTGCCAAGAACGTCAACTTCAATCCTGCCAAG ATCAGTTCCAACTTCAGCAGCATTATTGCAGAGAAGTTACGTTGTAACACCCTCCCTGACACTGGTCGCAGGAAGCCCCAAGTGAACCAGAAGGACAACTTCTGGCTGGTGACTGCACGATCCCAGAGTGCCATTAACACCTGGTTCACTGACCTGGCTGGCACCAAGCCACTCACACAACTAGCCAAAAAG GTCCCCATTTTCAGTAAGAAGGAAGAAGTGTTTGGGTACTTAGCCAAATACACAGTGCCTGTGATGCGGGCAGCCTGGCTCATTAAGATGACCTGTGCCTACTATGCAGCAATCTCGGAGAACAAGGTTAAGAAGAGAAATGTCGTTGACCCCTTCACGG AGTGGACTCAGATCATCACCAAGTACTTATGGGAGCAGCTGCAAAAGATGGCTGAATACTACCGGCCAGGGCCTGCCGGAAGTGGGGGCTGTGGTTCCACTGTAGGGCCCTTGCCCCATGATGTAGAGGTGGCGATCTGGCAGTGGGACTACAACGAGAAGCTGGCCATGTTCATGTTTCAG GACGGAATGCTGGACAGACATGAGTTCCTGACCTGGGTACTTGAGTGCTTTGAGAAAATCCGCCCTGGAGAGGATGAATTGCTTAAactgctgctgcccctgctgcttCGA TACTCCGGGGAATTTGTTCAGTCTGCATACCTCTCCCGCCGCCTTGCCTACTTCTGTACCCGGAGACTGGCCCTGCAGCTGGATGGTGTGAGCAGTCACTCGTCTCATGTGATGTCTGCTCAGTCAACAAGCACACTACCCACCACCCCTGCTCCTCAGCCCCCAACTAGCAGCACACCCTCTACACCCTTTAGTGACCTGCTTATGTGTCCTCAGCACCGACCCCTGGTTTTTGGCCTCAGCTGTATCCTTCAG ACCATCCTCCTGTGTTGTCCTAGTGCCCTGGTTTGGCACTACTCGCTGACTGATAGCCGAATCAAGACTGGCTCACCACTCGATCACCTGCCTATTGCCCCCTCCAACCTGCCCATGCCAGAGGGCAACAGTGCCTTCACTCAGCAG GTCCGTGCAAAGTTGCGGGAGATCGAGCAGCAGATCAAGGAGCGAGGACAGGCTGTTGAGGTTCGCTGGTCTTTTGATAAGTGCCAGGAAGCTACTGCAG GCTTCACCATCGGACGGGTGCTCCATACTTTGGAAGTGCTGGACAGCCATAGTTTTGAGCGCTCTGACTTCAGCAACTCTCTTGACTCCCTCTGTAACCGAATTTTTGGATTGGGGCCCAGCAAGGATGGACACGAG ATCTCCTCAGATGATGATGCTGTGGTATCATTACTGTGTGAATGGGCTGTCAGCTGCAAGCGTTCTGGTCGGCATCGCGCTATGGTGGTAGCCAAGCTGCTGGAGAAGAGACAGGCAGAGATCGAGGCTGAG CGTTGTGGAGAATCAGAAGCTGCAGATGAGAAGGGTTCCATTGCCTCTGGCTCCCTTTCTGCGCCCAGTGCTCCCATTTTCCAGGATGTCCTCCTGCAGTTTCTGGACACACAGGCTCCCATGCTGA CGGACCCCCGAAGTGAGAGTGAGCGGGTGGAATTCTTTAACTTGGTACTGCTCTTCTGTGAACTGATTCGACACGATGTTTTCTCCCACAACATGTACACTTGCACCCTCATCTCCCGAGGAGACCTTGCCTTTGGAGCCCCTGGTCCCCGGCCTCCCTCTCCCTTTGATGACCCTGCTGATGACCCTGAGCGCAAGGAGGCTGAGGGCAGCAGCAGTAGCAAGCTGGAG GATCCAGGGCTCTCAGAGTCTATGGATATCGACCATAACTCCAGTGTGATCTTTGAGGACATGGAGAAGCCTGATTTCTCA TTGTTCTCCCCTACTATGCCCTGTGAGGGGAAGGGTAGTCCGTCCCCTGAGAAACCAGATGTTGAGAAGGAGGTGAAGCCCCCACCCAAGGAGAAGCTAGAAGGGACCCTTGGGGTTCTTTATGACCAGCCACGGCATGTGCAGTATGCCACGCACTTTCCCATCCCCCAG GAGGAGTCATGCAGCCATGAGTGCAACCAGCGGTTGGTCGTACTGTTTGGGGTGGGAAAGCAGCGAGATGATGCCCGCCATGCCATCAAGAAAATTACCAAGGATATCCTGAAAGTTCTGAACCGCAAGGGGACAGCGGAAACTG ACCAGCTTGCTCCTATTGTGCCTCTGAATCCTGGAGACCTGACATTCTTAG GTGGGGAGGATGGGCAGAAGCGGCGACGCAACCGGCCTGAAGCCTTCCCCACTGCCGAGGATATCTTTGCTAAGTTCCAGCACCTTTCACATTATGACCAACACCAGGTCACAGCTCAG GTCTCCCGGAATGTTCTGGAGCAGATCACAAGCTTTGCCCTTGGCATGTCGTACCACTTGCCTCTGGTGCAGCATGTGCAGTTCATCTTCGACCTCATGGAATATTCACTCAGCATCAGTGGCCTCATCGACTTTGCCATTCAG CTACTGAATGAACTGAGTGTAGTTGAGGCCGAGTTGCTCCTCAAATCCTCGGATCTGGTGGGCAGCTACACCACCAGCCTGTGCCTATGCATCGTGGCTGTCCTACGGCACTATCACGCCTGCCTCATCCTCaaccaggaccagatggctcagGTCTTTGAGGG GCTGTGTGGCGTCGTCAAGCATGGGATGAACCGGTCCGATGGCTCCTCCGCAGAACGCTGTATCCTTGCTTATCTCTATGATCTGTACACCTCCTGTAGCCATTTAAAGAGCAAATTTGGGGAGCTCTTCAG cgATTTCTGCTCCAAAGTGAAGAACACCATCTACTGCAATGTGGAGCCGTCAGAATCTAACATGCGCTGGGCACCCGAGTTCATGATCGACACCCTGGAGAACCCTGCCGCTCACACCTTCACCTACACGGGGCTAGGCAAGAGTCTTAGTGAGAACCCTGCTAACCGCTACAGCTTTGTCTGCAATGCCCTTATGCACGTCTGTGTGGGGCACCATGATCCCGATAG GGTGAATGACATCGCAATCCTGTGTGCAGAGCTGACCGGCTATTGCAAGTCTCTGAGTGCAGAGTGGCTGGGAGTGCTTAAGGCCTTGTGCTGCTCCTCTAACAATGGCACTTGTGGTTTCAACGATCTCCTCTGCAATGTAGAT GTCAGTGACCTGTCTTTTCATGACTCCCTGGCTACTTTTGTTGCCATCCTCATCGCTCGGCAGTGTTTGCTCCTGGAGGACCTGATTCGCTGTGCAGCCATCCCTTCACTCCTTAATGCTG CTTGCAGTGAACAGGACTCTGAGCCTGGGGCCCGGCTTACCTGCCGCATCCTCCTCCACCTTTTCAAGACACCTCAACTCAATCCTTGCCAGTCAGACGGAA ACAAGCCTACTGTAGGAATCCGCTCCTCCTGTGACCGCCACCTGCTGGCTGCCTCCCAGAACCGCATCGTGGATGGAGCTGTGTTTGCTGTTCTCAAGGCTGTGTTTGTACTTG GGGATGCGGAACTGAAGGGTTCAGGCTTCACTGTGACAGGAGGAACAGAAGAACttccagaggaggagggaggaggtggcagtGGCGGTCGGAGGCAGGGTGGCCGCAACATCTCTGTGGAGACAGCCAGTCTGGATGTCTATGCCAAGTACGTGCTACGCAGCATCTGCCAGCAG GAATGGGTAGGAGAGCGTTGCCTTAAATCGCTGTGTGAGGATAGCAACGACCTGCAAGACCCGGTGTTGAGCAGCGCCCAGGCCCAGCGCCTCATGCAGCTCATCTGCTACCCACATCGACTGCTGGACAACGAGGATGGGGAGAACCCCCAGCGGCAACGCATTAAGCGTATTCTCCAG AACTTGGACCAGTGGACCATGCGCCAGTCttccttggagctgcagctcatgATCAAGCAGACACCTAACAAT GAGATGAACTCCCTCTTAGAGAACATCGCCAAGGCCACCATCGAGGTTTTCCAGCAGTCAGCAGAGACAGGGTCATCTTCTGGAAACACTGCAAGCAACATGCCCAGCAGCAGCAAGACCAAGCCTGTGCTCAG CTCCCTAGAGCGTTCTGGTGTATGGCTGGTGGCTCCCCTCATTGCCAAACTGCCCACCTCAGTCCAGGGCCATGTGTTAAAGGCTGCTGGGGAAGAATTGGAGAAGGGCCAGCACCTGGGTTCCTCTTCCCGCAAAGAACGCGACCGACAAAAGCAGAAGAG CATGTCTCTATTGAGCCAGCAGCCCTTCTTATCCCTGGTGCTGACGTGTCTGAAGGGGCAGGATGAGCAACGTGAGGGACTCCTTACCTCCCTCTACAGCCAGGTGCGCCAG ATTGTGAACAATTGGCGAGATGACCAGTACTTAGACGATTGCAAGCCAAAGCAGCTAATGCACGAGGCACTGAAACTGCGGCTCAACCTG GTGGGGGGCATGTTTGACACGGTGCAGCGCAGCACCCAGCAGACCACGGAGTGGGCTGTGCTCCTCCTGGAGATCATCATCAGCGGCACTGTCGACATGCAGTCCAACAA CGAGCTCTTCACCACCGTCTTGGATATGCTGAGTGTGCTCATCAATGGGACCCTGGCTGCAGACATGTCTAGCATCTCCCAAGGAAGCATGGAGGAAAACAAACGTGCTTACATGAATCTGGTGAAGAAACTACAG AAAGAGCTGGGGGAGCGCCAGTCAGACAGTCTGGAAAAAGTTCGCCAGCTACTGCCACTGCCCAAACAGACCCGAGACGTCATCACATGTGAGCCGCAGGGCTCCCTTATCGACACCAAGGGCAACAAGATTGCTGGCTTTGACTCCATCTTCAAGAAAGAG GGTCTGCAGGTTTCCACCAAACAAAAGATCTCTCCCTGGGATCTTTTCGAGGGCTTGAAGCCGTCAGCGCCACTGTCTTGGGGCTGGTTTGGAACAGTCCGGGTGGACCGGCGTGTGGCCCGCGGAGAGGAGCAGCAGCGGCTCCTGCTCTACCACACACACCTGAGGCCCCGGCCCCGCGCCTACTACCTGGAGCCACTCCCACTGCCGCCGGAGGATGaggagccccctgcccccaccctgctggAGCCTGAGAAAAAGGCTCCAGAGCCCCCCAAAACTGACAAACCTGGGGCTGCTCCGCCCAGCACTGAGGAACGCAAGAAGAAGTCCACCAAGGGCAAGAAacgcagccagccagccaccaaGACGGAG GACTATGGGATGGGCTCAGGCCGCAGTGGCCCCTATGGAGTAACAGTGCCTCCAGATCTCCTGCACCACCCCAACCCTGGCTCCATATCCCACCTTAGCTACAGGCAGGGCTCCATAGGCCTCTACACCCAGAACCAGCCACTCCCGGCAG GCGGCCCCCGCGTGGACCCATACCGCCCTGTGCGGTTGCCAATGCAGAAACTGCCGACCCGACCACCTTACCCCGGAGTGCTGCCCACAACCATGACTGGCGTCATGGGCCTGGAACCCTCCTACAAGACCTCTGTGTACCGACAGCAGCAGCCTGCAGTGCCCCAAGGACAGCGCCTTCGCCAACAGCTCCAG CAGAGTCAGGGGATGTTGGGACAGTCATCTGTCCATCAGATGACTCCCAGCTCGTCCTACGGTTTGCAGACCTCCCAG GGCTATACTCCTTATGTTTCTCATGTGGGATTGCAGCAACACACAGGCCCCGCAGGTACCATGGTGCCCCCCAGCTACTCCAGCCAGCCTTATCAGAGCACCCACCCTTCTACCAATCCTACTCTTGTAGATCCTACTCGCCACCTGCAGCAGCGGCCCAGTGGCTATGTACACCAACAGGCTCCAACCTACGGACATGGGCTGACCTCCACTCAAAG GTTTTCTCACCAGACATTGCAGCAAACATCCATGATAGGCACTATGACCCCACTGGGCGCCCAGAGCGTCCAGGCCGGTGTCCGGTCGGCTTCCATCCTGCCtgagcagcaacagcaacagcaacagcagcaacaacagcagcagcagcagcagcagcagcagcagcagcagcagcagcagcagcagcaacaacagtaCCACAtccggcagcagcagcagcaacagatccTGCGG caacagcagcagcaacagcagcagcagcaacagcagcagcaacagcagcagcagcagcaacagcagcagcaacaacaagcacaccagcagcagcagcagcaggcggctcctccccagccccagccccagtcccAGCCCCAG TTCCAGCGCCAGGGGCTTCAGCagacacagcaacagcagcagacAGCAGCTTTGGTCCGGCAACTCCAACAACAGCTCTCCA ATACCCAGCCACAGCCCAGTACCAACATATTTGGACGCTACTGA